One genomic segment of Helianthus annuus cultivar XRQ/B chromosome 14, HanXRQr2.0-SUNRISE, whole genome shotgun sequence includes these proteins:
- the LOC110903767 gene encoding uncharacterized protein At5g65660, with protein sequence MEVVRLLEEAHPYYAPPQHHHNSSHPTIGFPLGTALLLIVVFSVSGILSCCYHWDKLRHLRGVHSDEDPELAKPKPIYSENKREEDRSVPVIMAGDRFARFIAMPCPCEPPRQGAVTVTEIQTPSKPPHIAIEMN encoded by the exons ATGGAAGTTGTGAGGCTATTAGAGGAGGCGCATCCGTATTATGCGCCACCGCAACATCATCATAACTCGTCTCATCCGACTATAGGCTTCCCGCTTGGCACCGCGTTGCTTCTGATCGTCGTTTTCAGCGTTAGCGGCATTTTGTCATGTTGTTACCATTGGGACAAGCTTCGTCACCTACGCGGCGTCCATTCTGACGAAGATCCAGAACTTGCTAAGCCTAAACCTATTTACTCG GAAAATAAGCGAGAAGAGGATCGAAGTGTACCGGTAATAATGGCAGGAGATCGGTTCGCGAGGTTCATAGCAATGCCGTGTCCGTGTGAACCACCAAGACAAGGAGCGGTTACCGTAACGGAGATCCAGACGCCATCGAAACCGCCGCATATAGCCATCGAGATGAATTAG